A single Prevotella sp. E15-22 DNA region contains:
- the murG gene encoding undecaprenyldiphospho-muramoylpentapeptide beta-N-acetylglucosaminyltransferase, giving the protein MKELRVVISGGGTGGHIFPAVSIANAIRELRPDAQILFVGAQGRMEMQRVPQAGYEIKGLPIRGFFRPLWKPANIGVALDYLKSKHMAKQILREFQPQVAVGVGGYASSAALGAANSLGIPTLIQEQNSYAGLANKNLAAKACKICVAYDGMERFFPADKIMMTGNPVRQQLLDSKMTREEALKTFDLSPDKKTVLLVGGSLGARTINESVLNHLDEIRESGLQFIWQTGKYYSAEIAEALKRKGQPENLHLRVMDFISDMAAAYRAADLVISRAGASSISEFCLIGKPVILVPSPNVAEDHQTKNALALVNKDAALYVKDAEAKDQLIPLAIKTVADDARLKALSENVLKLGLPNSAKIIAQEVLKLANAE; this is encoded by the coding sequence ATGAAAGAGTTAAGAGTCGTTATCAGTGGTGGCGGAACCGGAGGCCATATCTTCCCCGCCGTATCCATAGCAAATGCCATTCGTGAGTTACGTCCTGATGCCCAGATACTGTTTGTTGGCGCTCAGGGCCGTATGGAGATGCAGCGTGTGCCGCAGGCCGGTTACGAGATTAAAGGTCTGCCCATTCGTGGTTTCTTCCGTCCATTGTGGAAACCGGCAAATATAGGTGTGGCTCTCGACTATCTGAAAAGTAAGCATATGGCCAAGCAAATTTTGCGAGAGTTCCAACCGCAGGTGGCTGTAGGTGTCGGTGGCTATGCCAGTAGTGCCGCCCTTGGTGCAGCCAATAGTTTGGGTATTCCCACGCTGATTCAAGAGCAGAATAGCTATGCCGGCTTGGCTAATAAGAACCTGGCAGCTAAAGCCTGCAAGATTTGTGTGGCTTACGATGGAATGGAACGTTTCTTTCCTGCTGATAAGATTATGATGACCGGCAATCCCGTTCGTCAGCAGTTGCTCGATTCTAAGATGACACGCGAAGAAGCCTTGAAAACTTTCGACCTCAGTCCCGATAAGAAAACCGTCCTGCTGGTGGGTGGTAGCCTGGGTGCACGCACTATCAACGAGAGCGTGTTGAATCATCTTGATGAGATCCGTGAGTCGGGTCTGCAGTTCATCTGGCAGACGGGAAAATACTATAGTGCCGAAATCGCAGAGGCCTTGAAGAGAAAAGGACAGCCCGAGAACTTGCATCTGCGTGTCATGGACTTTATCAGCGATATGGCTGCCGCCTATCGTGCTGCTGATCTTGTTATCAGTCGTGCAGGCGCCAGCAGTATCTCCGAGTTTTGCCTGATTGGTAAACCAGTTATCTTGGTGCCAAGTCCAAATGTGGCCGAGGATCATCAAACCAAGAATGCCTTGGCTCTGGTTAACAAGGATGCTGCTCTCTATGTGAAGGATGCTGAGGCTAAGGATCAACTTATTCCTTTGGCCATCAAGACTGTAGCCGATGACGCCCGTCTGAAGGCCCTCAGCGAGAACGTATTGAAGTTGGGTCTGCCCAACTCCGCTAAGATAATTGCTCAGGAAGTATTGAAATTAGCAAATGCAGAATAA
- a CDS encoding FtsL-like putative cell division protein: MMMKDENNEPQMTIEMDGELMDEQVQKVSEDELPATLKRMKESASEGDEAPVGSLSLKQIVGGDYLFSLVRHHIWLIMLIVLITIVYVGVRYQCEQDVLEIDQLEKDLVNAKYKAMSSSSNLTELCRQSNVLKVLHENEDTLLQFSDQPPYIIDVPEE, from the coding sequence ATGATGATGAAGGACGAGAATAATGAACCGCAGATGACCATTGAAATGGATGGTGAGCTGATGGACGAGCAGGTGCAGAAAGTGTCGGAGGATGAACTTCCCGCGACACTGAAACGCATGAAAGAATCGGCCAGTGAGGGCGATGAGGCTCCTGTTGGGTCACTTAGTCTGAAACAGATCGTGGGTGGTGATTATCTATTTTCGTTGGTTCGTCACCACATTTGGCTTATTATGCTTATTGTTCTCATCACAATTGTTTATGTGGGTGTGCGCTATCAGTGTGAGCAGGATGTGCTGGAGATTGATCAATTGGAAAAAGACCTGGTAAATGCCAAGTATAAGGCGATGTCCAGTTCAAGTAACCTAACAGAGTTGTGTCGTCAGAGTAATGTTCTTAAAGTCCTGCACGAGAATGAGGATACTCTGCTTCAGTTCAGTGACCAACCGCCCTATATTATTGATGTACCTGAGGAGTAA
- a CDS encoding UDP-N-acetylmuramoyl-L-alanyl-D-glutamate--2,6-diaminopimelate ligase: MKLEELLKNISIKTIEGSANVDIVDVDIDSRKVGPGHLFVAIKGTQTDGHQYIQKAIELGAAAILCEDMPAERQADVTYVQVTSTESAIGPVATTFHGDPTSRLTLVGVTGTNGKTTIATLLYNMFRRLGYKCGLLSTVCNYIEDEAVPASHTTPDPIELNRLLARMVEAGCQYAFMECSSHAIAQQRIGGLKFAGGIFTNLTRDHLDYHKTVENYRDAKKAFFDMLPKGAFAVTNADDKNGLFMVQNTKATVKTYSIRSMADFKARIVECHFEGMYLEVDGHEVGVQFIGKFNVSNLLAVYGAAVMLGQKPEDVLLVLSTLKSVAGRLEPIHSPEGYTAVVDYAHTPDALENVLNAIHEVLDGKEGQIITVCGAGGNRDKGKRPLMAQEAVKQSDRVIITSDNPRFEEPQDIINDMLAGLTPQQMKKVVSIVDRKEAIRTACMMAQKGDVILIAGKGHEDYQEIKGVKHHFDDREVVREIFNL, encoded by the coding sequence ATGAAACTGGAAGAACTTCTCAAGAATATTTCTATTAAGACCATCGAAGGCTCTGCCAATGTGGATATTGTGGATGTTGACATTGATTCACGTAAGGTTGGACCTGGACATCTGTTTGTGGCCATTAAGGGCACACAGACGGATGGACATCAGTATATCCAAAAGGCTATCGAATTAGGTGCTGCAGCTATCCTTTGTGAGGATATGCCCGCAGAGCGTCAGGCTGACGTGACCTATGTTCAGGTAACTTCGACGGAGTCGGCTATCGGTCCTGTGGCTACCACGTTCCATGGAGACCCCACCTCGAGGTTGACGTTGGTTGGTGTGACGGGTACTAATGGTAAGACAACAATTGCCACCTTATTGTATAATATGTTCCGTCGATTAGGCTATAAGTGTGGTCTTCTTTCTACAGTATGCAACTATATTGAGGACGAGGCTGTTCCCGCTAGTCATACAACACCAGACCCCATTGAGTTGAACCGTTTACTTGCTCGCATGGTAGAGGCAGGTTGTCAGTATGCTTTCATGGAGTGCTCGAGTCATGCCATCGCCCAGCAGCGTATTGGTGGTTTGAAATTCGCTGGCGGCATCTTTACTAATCTGACTCGTGATCACTTGGATTATCATAAGACCGTAGAGAACTATCGCGATGCCAAGAAGGCGTTTTTCGATATGTTGCCAAAGGGAGCCTTTGCTGTTACGAATGCCGATGATAAGAATGGCTTGTTTATGGTGCAGAACACCAAAGCAACTGTCAAGACTTATAGCATTCGTAGCATGGCCGATTTTAAAGCCCGTATTGTGGAGTGCCATTTCGAGGGCATGTATCTGGAGGTTGATGGCCATGAGGTAGGTGTGCAGTTTATTGGCAAGTTCAATGTCAGTAACTTGCTTGCTGTCTATGGCGCTGCTGTGATGCTTGGTCAGAAACCAGAGGATGTGCTATTGGTTCTCAGTACACTGAAGAGTGTGGCAGGACGCTTGGAGCCAATTCACTCGCCAGAGGGTTATACAGCAGTGGTAGACTACGCTCACACACCCGATGCTTTAGAGAATGTGCTGAATGCTATTCATGAGGTACTCGATGGAAAGGAAGGACAGATTATCACCGTATGTGGTGCAGGTGGCAACCGCGACAAGGGTAAGCGCCCGCTTATGGCTCAGGAGGCTGTGAAGCAGAGTGATCGTGTGATTATTACTAGCGATAATCCCCGTTTTGAGGAACCGCAGGATATTATCAACGATATGTTGGCAGGACTTACCCCTCAGCAGATGAAGAAAGTGGTGAGTATTGTTGACCGTAAGGAAGCCATTCGTACAGCCTGTATGATGGCTCAGAAGGGTGATGTGATCCTTATTGCCGGCAAAGGTCATGAGGATTACCAGGAGATTAAGGGAGTGAAGCATCATTTCGACGACCGTGAGGTGGTGCGCGAGATATTTAATTTATAA
- a CDS encoding FtsW/RodA/SpoVE family cell cycle protein, which yields MEKKIGNLFKGDKGIWTVFLFLCLISIVEVFSASSTLTYKTHNYLSPLIYHCGMIFLGVVVAIVILNIPCRYFKLMTPLLLLITYATLLWVLLWGESINGANRVIQLPGFTFQPSEIAKGTMVLTAAQILSAMQRDDDSGADPMAMKYVLFLVVPATMLIGLENLSTAILLFGVIFVMMFLARVPLKQMGKLTGVLVLLAGMFLGLVFWMANLDKEGQEMEQAQLNGQTEQVVQVDKKDKSAWEKLTHRFWTWKNRIAGKDDKDVPAEEYKVTDKNFQVTHANLAIATSGIIGKGPGNSVERDYLPQAFSDFIYAIIIEEMGIIGAVAVVFLYVILLFRTARIASRCENNFPAFLVMGLTLLLVFQAVINMCVAVDFGIVTGQPLPLVSKGGTSTIVNCAYIGMILSVSRSAKHKEKSVNTIEA from the coding sequence ATGGAAAAGAAAATTGGCAATCTTTTCAAAGGCGATAAAGGTATATGGACAGTGTTTCTGTTCCTGTGTCTTATCAGTATTGTCGAGGTGTTTTCGGCTTCGAGCACGCTGACCTATAAGACACACAACTACCTGAGTCCGCTCATCTATCACTGCGGCATGATTTTTCTGGGTGTCGTTGTGGCCATCGTCATACTGAATATCCCATGCCGCTATTTTAAGTTGATGACGCCACTACTACTGCTCATCACCTACGCCACATTGCTGTGGGTACTTCTGTGGGGTGAAAGTATCAATGGTGCTAACCGCGTCATCCAGTTGCCAGGTTTTACTTTCCAACCCTCAGAGATTGCTAAGGGTACCATGGTACTCACCGCTGCACAGATACTGAGTGCTATGCAACGCGACGATGACAGCGGTGCCGACCCCATGGCAATGAAGTATGTGCTGTTCTTGGTGGTACCTGCTACCATGCTAATAGGTCTAGAGAACTTGTCAACAGCCATTCTTTTGTTTGGTGTCATCTTTGTGATGATGTTTTTGGCCCGCGTACCTCTCAAACAGATGGGTAAGCTTACAGGTGTGCTGGTGTTGCTAGCAGGTATGTTTCTCGGACTCGTTTTCTGGATGGCCAATCTCGACAAGGAGGGACAGGAGATGGAACAGGCCCAACTGAATGGCCAGACCGAGCAGGTAGTTCAGGTCGATAAGAAGGATAAGTCAGCATGGGAAAAGCTGACCCATCGTTTCTGGACTTGGAAAAACCGTATTGCCGGTAAGGACGATAAGGATGTGCCAGCTGAGGAGTATAAGGTTACCGACAAGAACTTCCAGGTGACCCATGCTAATCTGGCTATTGCTACGTCAGGAATTATCGGCAAGGGACCAGGCAACTCTGTGGAGCGTGACTATCTGCCACAGGCTTTCTCGGATTTTATCTATGCTATTATCATTGAGGAGATGGGAATCATAGGTGCAGTTGCCGTGGTATTCCTTTATGTGATATTATTATTCCGAACGGCCCGTATTGCCAGTCGGTGCGAGAATAACTTCCCGGCCTTCCTGGTGATGGGACTCACATTACTGCTTGTGTTCCAGGCTGTAATTAATATGTGTGTGGCTGTCGATTTTGGTATTGTTACCGGTCAGCCGTTACCTTTGGTATCAAAAGGTGGTACCTCTACTATTGTGAACTGTGCATATATTGGCATGATACTTAGTGTTAGCCGTAGTGCCAAGCATAAAGAAAAGTCAGTTAATACTATTGAAGCATGA
- the murD gene encoding UDP-N-acetylmuramoyl-L-alanine--D-glutamate ligase has protein sequence MKRIVILGAGESGAGAAVLAKKEGFDVFVSDMSKIAPRYKQMLDDRHILWEEGQHTESLILNADEIIKSPGIPETAPMVVKAKEKGINIISEIEFAGRYTNSKMICITGSNGKTTTTSLIYHIFKKAGYDAGLAGNIGNSLALQVAEDPHEYYIIELSSFQLDNMYDFHANIAILLNITPDHLDRYGFEMQNYVDAKMRIIRNQTAQDAFIYWNDDPIIQKELKKYDIQAIQYPFSELREKGSIGYISEGEYTIEEPEPFNMEQEQLSLTGRHNIYNSLAAGIAGDIAGIKKDVIRQSLSDFPGVEHRLEKVATVRGVQYVNDSKATNVDACWYALDSMKTKVVLIVGGKDKGNDYEPIKPLIREKCSAIVYLGADNQKLHDNFDALGLPVRDTHSMKDCVAACYELAKPGETVLLSPCCASFDLFKNMEDRGEQFKELVRNL, from the coding sequence ATGAAAAGAATTGTTATTTTAGGAGCAGGAGAAAGTGGTGCCGGAGCAGCTGTTCTGGCAAAGAAAGAAGGTTTTGACGTGTTTGTTTCAGATATGTCTAAGATTGCGCCACGTTACAAGCAGATGCTTGATGACCGTCATATCCTATGGGAGGAAGGTCAGCACACCGAGTCGCTGATTCTTAATGCCGATGAGATTATCAAGTCGCCAGGTATCCCCGAGACAGCTCCTATGGTAGTAAAGGCCAAAGAAAAAGGCATCAATATCATCAGTGAGATTGAGTTCGCTGGCCGTTATACCAACTCAAAGATGATTTGTATAACGGGTTCTAATGGTAAGACTACCACAACTTCTTTGATATACCATATTTTCAAAAAGGCCGGCTATGATGCCGGACTGGCAGGTAACATTGGCAACTCGCTGGCTCTGCAGGTGGCTGAAGATCCACACGAGTATTATATCATTGAACTGTCGTCATTCCAACTTGACAATATGTATGACTTCCATGCCAACATTGCTATTCTGCTGAACATCACCCCCGACCATCTGGATCGTTATGGTTTCGAGATGCAGAACTATGTGGATGCTAAGATGCGAATTATTCGTAACCAGACAGCACAGGATGCCTTCATTTACTGGAACGACGATCCCATTATCCAGAAAGAGTTGAAGAAATATGATATCCAGGCTATCCAGTATCCGTTCTCGGAACTCCGTGAAAAGGGCTCTATCGGTTATATCTCAGAAGGAGAGTACACTATTGAGGAACCCGAGCCATTTAATATGGAGCAGGAACAACTTAGTCTGACGGGCCGCCATAATATCTATAACTCTCTGGCCGCAGGTATCGCAGGTGATATCGCAGGTATTAAAAAAGACGTTATTCGTCAGAGTCTGAGTGACTTCCCTGGTGTAGAACATCGTCTTGAGAAAGTGGCAACAGTACGTGGTGTTCAGTATGTCAACGATTCAAAGGCCACCAATGTGGATGCCTGTTGGTATGCACTCGACTCCATGAAAACTAAGGTTGTGCTCATCGTGGGTGGTAAGGATAAGGGTAACGACTACGAGCCCATTAAGCCTCTCATTCGCGAGAAATGTTCAGCAATCGTGTATCTGGGCGCCGACAACCAAAAGTTGCACGACAACTTCGATGCGCTGGGACTGCCCGTCCGCGATACCCACTCTATGAAGGACTGTGTAGCTGCCTGCTATGAACTAGCAAAGCCCGGTGAGACGGTACTTTTGTCGCCTTGCTGCGCTTCGTTCGACCTCTTTAAGAACATGGAGGATCGTGGCGAACAGTTCAAGGAACTGGTTAGAAATCTCTAA
- a CDS encoding division/cell wall cluster transcriptional repressor MraZ, producing MRFLGNIEAKTDAKGRVFLPATFRKVLQMAGEDVLVMRKDVHQQCLVLYPESTWNRRMDALLERVNEWDDVGQQVLRQYVSEAEVLTLDGNGRFLIPKRYLQMADIVQGVRFIGINDAIEIWAVEKTLQPFLSQEEFAEKLKSIMTVTQ from the coding sequence ATGCGATTTTTAGGTAATATAGAAGCCAAGACTGATGCGAAAGGACGCGTCTTCCTGCCTGCCACTTTTAGAAAGGTGCTGCAGATGGCAGGTGAAGATGTGCTGGTGATGCGCAAGGATGTGCATCAGCAGTGTCTTGTGCTCTATCCGGAGAGTACTTGGAATCGTAGAATGGACGCTCTTTTAGAAAGAGTGAATGAGTGGGATGATGTGGGTCAGCAGGTGCTGCGTCAGTATGTGTCGGAAGCAGAGGTCCTTACACTTGACGGAAATGGACGCTTCTTAATACCAAAACGCTATCTTCAGATGGCCGACATTGTTCAAGGCGTAAGATTCATCGGTATTAATGATGCTATTGAGATATGGGCTGTGGAAAAGACGCTGCAGCCGTTCTTGTCGCAAGAGGAATTTGCAGAGAAGCTTAAGTCTATTATGACAGTAACCCAATGA
- the rsmH gene encoding 16S rRNA (cytosine(1402)-N(4))-methyltransferase RsmH: protein MIKTAETYHVSVLLKESVDGLAVQPGGIYVDVTFGGGGHSREILGRLGKNGRLFGFDQDADAESNIMNDNRFTFVRSNFRYLKNWMRFHNVEQIDGLLADLGVSSHHFDDETRGFSFRFDAPLDMRMNKRAGMTAADVLNNYTEEQLADIFYLYGELKNARKLASVLVKARQESSIETTGQLLQLTEKIFAREREKKEVTKLFQALRIEVNHEMDALREMLNGACQMLRPGGRLSVITYHSLEDRIVKNVMRTGNAEGKVEQDFFGRTKSPLHLINNRVIVPTDDELERNPRSRSAKLRIAEKNNDDEGRE from the coding sequence ATGATAAAAACAGCTGAGACATATCATGTTTCCGTTCTTCTGAAGGAGAGCGTTGACGGGCTGGCTGTCCAGCCTGGAGGTATTTATGTGGACGTAACCTTTGGAGGAGGCGGCCATTCTCGTGAGATACTTGGTCGTCTGGGGAAAAATGGTCGGTTGTTTGGCTTTGACCAGGATGCTGATGCAGAGTCGAATATCATGAACGACAACCGCTTCACTTTTGTTAGGAGCAACTTCCGTTATCTGAAAAATTGGATGCGTTTCCATAATGTGGAGCAGATAGATGGACTGTTAGCTGACTTGGGCGTTTCGTCGCATCATTTTGATGACGAGACACGTGGTTTCTCGTTTCGTTTTGATGCCCCCCTTGATATGAGAATGAATAAGCGGGCGGGAATGACGGCCGCCGATGTGTTGAATAACTACACAGAGGAGCAACTAGCAGATATCTTCTATCTCTATGGAGAGTTGAAGAATGCCAGGAAGTTGGCTTCTGTTTTGGTAAAAGCTCGTCAGGAGTCCTCCATAGAGACAACGGGACAGTTGCTTCAACTGACGGAGAAAATCTTTGCCCGTGAACGTGAGAAAAAGGAGGTGACGAAGCTATTTCAGGCCCTCCGCATTGAGGTAAATCACGAGATGGATGCCTTGCGTGAAATGCTGAATGGCGCCTGTCAGATGCTTAGACCTGGTGGACGATTGAGCGTTATTACCTACCACTCGTTGGAAGACCGTATCGTGAAGAATGTGATGCGTACAGGTAATGCCGAGGGTAAGGTGGAACAAGACTTCTTTGGTAGAACAAAGTCGCCTTTACACCTTATTAATAATAGGGTGATTGTGCCTACCGATGACGAGTTGGAACGTAACCCTAGAAGTAGAAGCGCCAAACTGAGAATTGCAGAGAAAAACAATGATGATGAAGGACGAGAATAA
- a CDS encoding penicillin-binding protein, whose product MSKFNSDKVLPRYLFLAVVLTIIGLAVITKASITMTIKKGYWETVASKMRSDSDSVRPNRGNILSSDGQLLASSIPEYKIFMDYQAGSKEDTAWTHKRDSIWYADLDSLCRGLSQIFPEWTSEQFKKRLEEGKNKVMRNGSVGARHWAIWPKRISYNTYCEVQELPFFNMPANKGGFHAEKFEARRRPFGSLAERTIGDIRSFEGGKDTARFGIELSYDSILRGKFGIEHKEKVLNKKVSFTVKPPIDGADVVTTIDVGMQDLAEQAVVEGLKKWNASMGVAILMEVKTGDVKAIVNMRRGEDGEYHERFNDAISYRCEPGSVFKVASFLVALDDGVVDTSYVINTGCGVMKMHGANMKDHNWHHGGYGPINVARALEVSSNIGVSYVIDKYYGHNPRKYVEGLYRVGIGQDLKLPIVGYLPPNIRMPDTKTTNRSLYWSKTTLPWMSIGYETQIAPINTVTFYNAIANNGRMMRPRFVKRFVKDGQVVLETQPEVIKEQIAKPQTIKTMQTVLRHVVSQGLGKKAGSHSFQVSGKTGTAQVAKAGGYKSGTVEYWLSFCGYFPSDNPKYSCIVCIKKMGLPASGGLMSGGIFHNISEGVMAKKLKLRVEDARDSLSVLIPEVKAGDNAATSFVLEKLGINASKVSLPERKSTPNKMPDMKGLGARDAVYQLERIGVKVKLRGTGMVRRQDIAPGTILKPGMLCTLELN is encoded by the coding sequence ATGAGTAAGTTTAACAGCGATAAAGTTCTGCCCCGCTATCTGTTTCTGGCTGTGGTTCTGACCATTATTGGCCTGGCTGTCATCACCAAGGCCAGTATTACCATGACTATAAAGAAAGGCTATTGGGAGACTGTGGCCAGCAAGATGAGAAGCGATAGCGATAGCGTGCGACCTAATCGCGGCAACATATTGAGTAGCGATGGTCAATTGCTGGCCAGTAGCATTCCGGAATACAAGATATTTATGGATTATCAGGCTGGAAGCAAGGAGGATACAGCCTGGACTCATAAGCGCGACAGTATTTGGTATGCAGATTTGGATAGCCTGTGCAGAGGACTCAGTCAGATATTCCCAGAATGGACTTCGGAGCAGTTTAAAAAGCGTCTGGAGGAAGGTAAAAACAAGGTGATGCGAAACGGCTCTGTGGGTGCTCGTCACTGGGCAATATGGCCCAAGCGCATCAGTTACAATACCTATTGTGAGGTGCAGGAGTTGCCATTCTTTAACATGCCCGCCAATAAGGGTGGCTTCCATGCTGAGAAGTTTGAGGCTCGTCGTCGTCCGTTTGGTTCGCTGGCAGAGCGTACCATTGGCGATATCCGTAGTTTTGAAGGTGGCAAGGATACTGCCCGTTTTGGTATTGAGTTGTCGTACGACTCCATCCTTCGTGGAAAATTTGGTATAGAGCATAAGGAAAAAGTGCTCAATAAAAAAGTGTCGTTCACAGTTAAACCACCTATTGATGGCGCCGATGTGGTGACAACTATTGATGTAGGAATGCAGGACCTGGCCGAGCAAGCTGTGGTAGAAGGTCTTAAGAAATGGAATGCCTCAATGGGTGTTGCCATTTTGATGGAGGTGAAGACGGGCGATGTGAAGGCTATTGTCAATATGCGACGTGGTGAAGATGGTGAATATCACGAGCGTTTTAATGATGCCATTAGCTATCGTTGTGAGCCAGGTTCGGTATTCAAAGTTGCCTCTTTTCTTGTGGCTCTTGACGATGGCGTGGTTGATACCAGCTATGTCATTAACACTGGTTGTGGTGTGATGAAGATGCATGGCGCTAATATGAAAGACCACAACTGGCATCATGGCGGCTATGGCCCCATCAATGTGGCACGCGCCTTGGAGGTGAGTAGTAATATTGGTGTAAGTTACGTGATAGATAAATACTATGGACATAATCCAAGAAAATATGTGGAGGGTCTTTACCGTGTAGGTATCGGACAAGACCTGAAGCTTCCAATCGTGGGCTATCTGCCTCCCAATATCCGTATGCCGGATACGAAGACGACTAACAGGTCGCTTTATTGGAGTAAAACTACGTTGCCTTGGATGTCAATTGGTTATGAGACACAGATTGCACCTATCAATACGGTGACTTTCTATAACGCCATTGCCAATAATGGTCGCATGATGCGTCCGCGCTTTGTGAAACGATTTGTAAAAGACGGGCAGGTGGTGCTGGAGACCCAGCCAGAGGTCATCAAGGAACAGATAGCAAAGCCTCAGACAATCAAGACTATGCAGACGGTATTGCGTCATGTCGTCAGTCAAGGTCTGGGAAAGAAGGCAGGTTCGCATTCGTTTCAAGTGTCTGGAAAAACAGGAACTGCTCAGGTGGCTAAGGCTGGCGGCTATAAGTCGGGTACGGTAGAGTATTGGCTGTCGTTCTGCGGTTATTTCCCCTCAGACAATCCTAAGTATTCTTGCATCGTTTGTATCAAGAAAATGGGACTTCCTGCCTCTGGTGGTTTGATGTCGGGTGGCATCTTCCATAATATCTCAGAGGGTGTGATGGCCAAGAAGTTGAAACTTCGTGTGGAAGATGCGCGTGATTCGTTGTCGGTACTCATTCCCGAAGTGAAGGCTGGTGATAATGCAGCTACCTCTTTCGTGTTGGAAAAATTAGGAATCAATGCCAGCAAGGTCTCATTGCCCGAGCGTAAGTCAACCCCCAACAAGATGCCCGATATGAAGGGCTTGGGTGCTCGTGATGCTGTGTATCAGTTGGAGCGTATAGGCGTGAAGGTGAAACTGCGAGGCACAGGAATGGTAAGACGTCAGGATATTGCACCGGGTACAATCCTAAAACCTGGCATGCTTTGTACATTGGAATTGAATTAA
- a CDS encoding phospho-N-acetylmuramoyl-pentapeptide-transferase codes for MLYYLFRFLEQYNIPGSHLWSYISFRALLALILSLFISAWFGEFFIKWMKRRKIFETERDPAIDPFGVEKKGVPTMGGIIIIISILVPVLLLGRIRNTYLILMVVTTLWLGFLGLMDDYIKIFRRNKDGLKGKYKIVGQVSIGFIVGLVLYLSPDVVMRENISVPQQGQTTEVVKHESKAHKSLKTTLPFTKHHNLSYSDLMSFVGKHKVAAGWILFVIMTIFVVTAVSNGANLNDGMDGMCAGNSAIIGVALGIFAYVSSHIGYASYFDIMYIPHSEELVVFLSAFVGAMIGFLWYNAFPAQIFMGDTGSLTIGGIIGVCAVIIHKELMLPILCGIFFVESLSVIIQTQWFKFMKRKGQRVRVFRATPIHDNFRKLDSQLDQTSRYILSGWPHRPFHESKITIRFWIVTIILAALTIITLKIR; via the coding sequence ATGCTGTACTATTTATTCCGATTTCTTGAACAATATAATATCCCAGGCTCGCACCTATGGAGTTATATCTCGTTCCGTGCCTTGTTGGCACTCATCTTGTCGTTGTTTATCTCTGCTTGGTTTGGTGAGTTCTTTATCAAGTGGATGAAACGTCGTAAGATCTTTGAGACGGAACGTGATCCTGCTATCGACCCCTTTGGTGTTGAGAAAAAAGGTGTGCCAACGATGGGTGGTATCATTATTATTATAAGTATACTGGTTCCAGTGCTTTTGCTTGGACGTATCCGCAATACGTATCTGATACTGATGGTTGTCACCACCTTGTGGCTTGGTTTCCTGGGCTTGATGGACGATTATATCAAAATCTTCCGTCGTAACAAAGATGGCTTGAAAGGAAAATATAAGATTGTAGGACAGGTTTCAATAGGCTTTATTGTTGGTCTGGTGCTTTATCTGAGTCCTGATGTGGTAATGCGTGAGAATATCAGTGTGCCGCAGCAAGGACAGACTACCGAGGTCGTAAAGCACGAGTCAAAAGCCCATAAGTCACTGAAGACCACACTTCCTTTTACCAAACATCATAACTTGAGCTACTCAGATTTGATGTCGTTTGTTGGAAAACATAAGGTGGCTGCGGGATGGATTCTCTTTGTCATTATGACCATCTTTGTTGTGACAGCTGTTTCTAACGGTGCCAACCTGAACGACGGCATGGACGGAATGTGTGCGGGCAATTCGGCCATCATCGGTGTGGCACTGGGCATCTTTGCCTATGTGTCGTCACATATCGGGTATGCCTCTTATTTCGATATCATGTACATTCCGCATTCAGAAGAACTGGTGGTGTTCCTCAGTGCTTTCGTAGGTGCTATGATTGGCTTTTTATGGTATAATGCTTTCCCCGCTCAGATTTTTATGGGCGATACGGGTTCGCTGACCATTGGTGGTATTATTGGTGTCTGTGCGGTAATCATCCACAAAGAATTGATGTTGCCCATCCTTTGTGGCATCTTCTTTGTTGAAAGTCTCAGCGTCATCATTCAAACGCAATGGTTCAAGTTCATGAAGCGCAAGGGACAACGTGTGCGCGTGTTCCGTGCAACGCCTATTCACGATAACTTCAGAAAACTAGACTCACAACTCGACCAAACGTCGCGTTATATTCTGTCGGGTTGGCCTCACCGTCCTTTCCACGAGTCGAAGATTACCATTCGTTTCTGGATTGTGACCATTATCCTGGCCGCCCTAACCATCATTACATTGAAAATCAGATAA